One window of the Triticum dicoccoides isolate Atlit2015 ecotype Zavitan chromosome 3B, WEW_v2.0, whole genome shotgun sequence genome contains the following:
- the LOC119279873 gene encoding probable histone acetyltransferase HAC-like 1, producing MPPRQPQMRYVAGLAAAADPEFVALRAFIRREIFKCIETRPVPAHRRRLLPVIAKQMEYTLYRKYPNKMDYGKMAKGPIKPLIMFVVRTLHAESQQHRQNQQWTRQIASSTRYGIMIPTPGITQGASETSTTSYLTYNMDPSSGAGLVPGSANSGTSLRGGAPDEHVNTMLSQGILPTQHGWSRASNNNLVINTVDTPETNKHLACPAPSKDLPKEPKFSCPVCMNELVDASSTICGHIFCQKCIEASIQAQSKCPTCRRMLTVNSFHRIYLPTMD from the exons ATGCCGCCGCGGCAGCCGCAGATGCGGTACGTGGCAGGCCTCGCCGCGGCGGCCGATCCCGAGTTTGTCGCGCTGCGCGCCTTTATCCGACGGGAGAT ATTCAAGTGTATAGAAACGAGACCGGTGCCAGCTCACCGGCGGCGGCTGCTGCCAGTGATTGCAAAGCAGATGGAGTATACCTTGTATAGAAAATACCCAAACAAG ATGGACTACGGCAAAATGGCGAAAGGGCCAATTAAGCCACTCATTATGTTTGTTGTGAGGACCTTGCATGCCGAGAGCCAGCAACATCGACAAAACCAACAATGGACAAGACAGATAGCTTCTTCCACCCGTTATGGGATAATGATTCCGACACCTGGTATCACACAAGGCGCAAGCGAAACTTCTACAACGTCTTATCTAACATACAACATGGATCCTTCATCTGGTGCCGGCTTGGTTCCAGGGAGTGCCAATAGTGGTACCTCGCTGCGAG GGGGAGCTCCTGATGAGCATGTGAACACAATGTTGTCTCAGGGGATACTCCCTACACAACATGGTTGGTCTAGAGCGTCCAACAATAACCTTGTAATAAACACAGTAGACACACCTGAAACCAACAAACACTTG GCATGCCCCGCACCTTCGAAGGATCTCCCAAAGGAACCAAAGTTCAGCTGCCCAGTCTGCATGAACGAGTTGGTCGATGCGTCGTCGACTATCTGCGGCCACATCTTCTGTCAGAAGTGCATCGAGGCCTCCATCCAGGCTCAGAGCAAGTGCCCTACCTGCCGTAGGATGCTGACCGTGAACAGTTTTCACCGTATCTACCTCCCGACCATGGACTGA